The DNA sequence ATAGCAGCCGCCCGAATATTGTTCTCCCAGCGATACAGGGAATAGGACATGAGTTGCGGAATGATCGTTGGCAAGGTCGCGTATAAAAATACTTGGCTCTCTGAGGCGCCTTGCACACGCAAAGCATGGGCTGCTGCTTGCGGCGCGTTCTCGATCGACTCCGAAAATAAGCGACCCAGAACACCCGTCGTGTGCAGCGCCAACGCTAAGGTACCAGCAAATGGTCCCAATCCAGCTGATATCAAGACTAAGGCTGCCCATACGAGTTCGGGTATTGAGCGCAGGCCATTGAGTACGAGTCGACATAAAAAACGCCAATGCGCAGGGTCACCGGGATGACTTTTACTAGCCGGAATCGCCAGCAGTAAACCAAAAAGAACCGCCAAGATCGTGCCGACCGCCGACATGGTCAAGGTCTCAATACTCGCGATCCACAGTTTATTTAAAAAAACTGGGCGTACATCAGGCGATAGAAGCTCACCTAAAAACCGCCCCATCCGCTTGGCACTATCAACCGAAAATAAGCGCTCTAACTGAAGATCCAGAGTCCAAAAACTCAGGATCGTTAAAAGGAATAGGCCGAGTGTGACCCAGCACACGGAGCAGTTCCAACGAAACCATGGATTTGGGTGCGGATTGATCATTGCAAGATCTTTCTGAGCCAGGCACTTAATAGATCCGCTAAACCAACGAGTAACATAAAGACAATCAAAATGGTTGCTACTTCGCCGCCATTAAACATCCGCATCGAATTATCAAGCTGCTGCCCTAGGCCCCCTGCCCCAACAAAACCAAGGACTGCCGAAGCCCGAATGGCGCATTCCCAGCGATATACGGTGTAGCTAGTCAGTTCAGTTAAATTCTGTGGCAAGACTCCATAAAAGAATGCTTGTAGGCGGCTAGAGCCATTGCGCATTAAATTACTGGAAACCTGATGATCGCCACTCTCGAGAATCTCGGTATAGACCTTACCCAGCATGCCAGCGTAGGTTAGGCCAATGGCTAAGACCCCTGCGGCTGGCCCGAGACCGACAACCCGCACAAATACTAAAGCCCAAATTAACTCAGGAACACTGCGAATGATGATTAATACCCAACGCACGAGTTGACGTACAGCAAAAGGCAAATGATGCATTCGTCCTGATAAGGATGAGATCGATAACACACGGGTTGAGATTAATGTCAGTGGGATTGCCAGTAGCAGTGCTAAAAAAGTACCGGCAGTAGCAATCGCAATGGTTCGCCATGCCTCCTTGGCAACCAGTAACAAAAAATCAGGCTGCGTATTGGGAGGGAAAAAGTCAGCCAGAAATCGAGAGCTTACTTTGAGATTCTCGGATTCCAGCAAAATCCAAGGCTTAAACTCCGTTGCTACTAAAGCGGGCACTAGAAGAATAATGATCGCGATAGACCAGAACAGGCGTCCCTTCCAAGCTGGGTCTCTTAGCTCAGGGTTCATGGGTGGGGCTAAAGAGCTAGGCACTGCTTTATTACCGACAGTGAATAATCTTGACCGGCGCTGGCTCAGGTAGGCTATCTAGCGTGACAGGTGTGCTTTGATCAAGCTCGTGTTCATGTTGCCGATATAGATCTGCCAACAATTCTTTACTGACCTCACTGCTCGGAAGATCAAAGACCAACTTTCCATCACGCAAGCCAATGACCCGTGGAAATTGGCTCGTTGCTACATCCACTTGGTGCAAGCTTGTAATTAAAGTAACTCCATGCTCTTTTGCATGTGTAATCAAGCTTTCTATGGCCTGTTGTGCTCGGGTCGGATCTAAAGCCGAAAGCGGCTCGTCAATTAACCAGATCTTTGCAGGTGCTAATAAAGCACGGGCTAATCCCACACGCTGGCGCTCACCACCAGAAAGGCGGTCTACCCGTTGCCAAAGCTTATCGGCAAGATCAAATTGCGCAAGTGCCTCACTCGCTTCATTTATATCCCGGGGATAAATCAGGCTCATCAGGCTAGAAAAGAAAGACTGTCCCGGTAATTTGGCGGCAAGGAGTGCAGTAATGACACGCTGCCTAGGGGGCAGTGGTGGCGTTTGCGGCGCGTAAAAAAGGTTGCCGCGTAATTTTTGTAGTTTACGCGTCGGCAGCTTCCAAACCGACTGGTGATTTATAGCGACGTTTCCAGACTGTACTTTTAAAGCAGCGGCAATCACTAGCAAGCAGCTGGTTTTGCCGGATCCGGAGGGGCCGATAATAGCGACATGCTCCCCCGGCTTGATGGCTAAGTTGAGTCCTTGAATTGCCGGAGAAGCATTTACAGATGCTGCAGGATGCTGAGCAGTGACATCGCTCAGCTCAATGCCAAAGTCGTTGCGATTAATAATATGGCTCTGCACGGAGTCAATTAACGAATCAAGCCAGCACTTCGTCCTGCGCTCTCCAGACCTTTGTAGTTTTCTGGTTTAGTGGGGATGTATTTGGTAGCACGATTCAGGGTCAAGATTTCTTTACCCTCTGGGTTATTCATATTGAGATCAAGCAAGGCTGCAGTAATTTTTTCACGCTGCGCTGCTGGCATGTCTGCGTGTACCGACCAGTTGTAATTAAAGTATGGCGGGGTTGTATAAAAAACGTCGACTTTACTTGTGTCAACCTTGTTTTCTGCAACAAATTTACGCCAAACCGTTATATCCAGCGCCGCCGCATCAACACGGCCACTCACAACCGATGCAATGGTTGCATCGTGCGCTCCAGAGTAGGCCACACGTTTAAAGTCTTTGTCAGGATCGATGCCAGCTTCTAGCAAAAAGGAGCGTGGCATTAAATGACCCGACGTGCTCGATTGCGAGCCAAAGCTAACTTGCTTTCCTTTTAAATCAGCCAGACTTTTGATACCCGAATTAGTTTGGGTAATAAATACGGACCGAA is a window from the Polynucleobacter difficilis genome containing:
- a CDS encoding phosphonate ABC transporter ATP-binding protein — translated: MQSHIINRNDFGIELSDVTAQHPAASVNASPAIQGLNLAIKPGEHVAIIGPSGSGKTSCLLVIAAALKVQSGNVAINHQSVWKLPTRKLQKLRGNLFYAPQTPPLPPRQRVITALLAAKLPGQSFFSSLMSLIYPRDINEASEALAQFDLADKLWQRVDRLSGGERQRVGLARALLAPAKIWLIDEPLSALDPTRAQQAIESLITHAKEHGVTLITSLHQVDVATSQFPRVIGLRDGKLVFDLPSSEVSKELLADLYRQHEHELDQSTPVTLDSLPEPAPVKIIHCR
- the phnE gene encoding phosphonate ABC transporter, permease protein PhnE → MINPHPNPWFRWNCSVCWVTLGLFLLTILSFWTLDLQLERLFSVDSAKRMGRFLGELLSPDVRPVFLNKLWIASIETLTMSAVGTILAVLFGLLLAIPASKSHPGDPAHWRFLCRLVLNGLRSIPELVWAALVLISAGLGPFAGTLALALHTTGVLGRLFSESIENAPQAAAHALRVQGASESQVFLYATLPTIIPQLMSYSLYRWENNIRAAAILGVVGGGGLGQMLAFHMGLFQMQETSSILIAMILLVVLVDSVSYTARRLMSR
- a CDS encoding putative selenate ABC transporter substrate-binding protein, with the protein product MTRYLKSVLCLCLFATSLGLSAQTVLRVTTIPEEAATEQMRKFGPLTKYLERTVGTKVDFVPVNDYPAAVEALVNKQVELVWFGGFTYVQAQIRSGGKIVPIAQREEDTKFRSVFITQTNSGIKSLADLKGKQVSFGSQSSTSGHLMPRSFLLEAGIDPDKDFKRVAYSGAHDATIASVVSGRVDAAALDITVWRKFVAENKVDTSKVDVFYTTPPYFNYNWSVHADMPAAQREKITAALLDLNMNNPEGKEILTLNRATKYIPTKPENYKGLESAGRSAGLIR
- a CDS encoding PhnE/PtxC family ABC transporter permease, which codes for MNPELRDPAWKGRLFWSIAIIILLVPALVATEFKPWILLESENLKVSSRFLADFFPPNTQPDFLLLVAKEAWRTIAIATAGTFLALLLAIPLTLISTRVLSISSLSGRMHHLPFAVRQLVRWVLIIIRSVPELIWALVFVRVVGLGPAAGVLAIGLTYAGMLGKVYTEILESGDHQVSSNLMRNGSSRLQAFFYGVLPQNLTELTSYTVYRWECAIRASAVLGFVGAGGLGQQLDNSMRMFNGGEVATILIVFMLLVGLADLLSAWLRKILQ